Proteins encoded together in one Flavobacteriales bacterium window:
- a CDS encoding type II toxin-antitoxin system RelE/ParE family toxin — translation MAEVVLTGFFQRRFKELKKRHRSLDADVLALVASLEERPVQGTPIGKDCYKIRLAISSKGSGKSGGGRVITYVRLLQGKVYMLTIYDKTDRDSLTTKELLELLKGVA, via the coding sequence ATGGCTGAGGTCGTTCTCACGGGGTTCTTCCAGCGTCGTTTCAAGGAACTGAAGAAGCGGCATCGTTCGTTGGACGCGGATGTCTTGGCCCTTGTCGCGTCGCTCGAAGAACGTCCTGTCCAGGGAACACCGATCGGCAAGGACTGCTACAAGATCCGGCTGGCGATATCGTCGAAAGGCAGCGGCAAGTCCGGTGGCGGCCGCGTGATCACCTATGTGCGGCTGCTGCAGGGCAAGGTCTACATGCTTACGATCTACGACAAGACCGACCGTGACAGCCTCACCACGAAAGAACTGCTGGAACTGCTGAAGGGAGTCGCATAA
- a CDS encoding T9SS type A sorting domain-containing protein — MFKHAGSVLCAILAMAPATRAQDCGTLSPTDEEYAFTRDVLAHMDVSALRNEGTTCIPLQAHVVCTSAGTDCMTQAELNRALAFVNYAFMPAGIEFFWKGPMETANNSDLFDYDESEDSEGGLTSLFTPATDAVNIYFPNSLGDLCGWAYYPPGPNVIVMSSTCALTGPAGTFPHEMGHYLGLYHTFEGTENGPASSNAENVARTGPQADCTVDGDLLCGTAADPRGNTNVECEYVDGEVDVFGVPYDPPLENIMSYYPCSSWNGFTDDQFTRTQQGLLLRLSYLNAPPMNVAAPGGLTATLDSLGAHLEWTDNADNELGYLIERSTTSATEGFRQVAYGSTAADDIDYNDHTLLSNTTYYFRVKTVNGDCNAYSNVDSVTTGIIYCTPFYLFICGSSPIDDVVLIGETSTLSNLNSGCSSNEYGNFTSMSTDVNAGGTYSLQVGPPDTVSYVLRYIQVWGDWNQDGDFNDVDETMLPTYSEMAPVFHGSLTIPVGAMGGSTRMRIRVWNQSSGGGITPCGQRLYGEGEDYTLVVNPLSTSSSDIRTEEGMALFPNPTTDLLQVSFSANLVPAGIEILDAQGRLLRTVAANGVQKLLLDVSELSPGVHVVRSRSRHVTSVRRFTKL, encoded by the coding sequence ATGTTCAAGCACGCTGGTTCCGTCCTGTGCGCAATACTGGCAATGGCCCCTGCGACGCGCGCACAGGACTGCGGCACACTGTCACCGACGGATGAAGAGTATGCCTTCACGCGCGACGTGCTGGCGCACATGGATGTGTCCGCTCTGCGTAATGAGGGCACTACATGTATTCCCCTGCAGGCACACGTGGTATGCACCAGTGCGGGTACCGATTGCATGACACAAGCGGAGCTGAACCGTGCGTTGGCGTTCGTCAACTATGCCTTCATGCCGGCCGGTATCGAGTTCTTCTGGAAAGGCCCAATGGAGACTGCGAACAACAGCGATCTCTTCGATTATGACGAGTCCGAGGACAGCGAAGGCGGATTGACCTCGCTTTTCACCCCCGCTACGGATGCGGTGAACATCTACTTCCCCAATTCCCTCGGGGACCTGTGCGGATGGGCGTACTATCCTCCAGGTCCGAACGTCATTGTTATGAGCAGTACATGCGCCCTTACAGGCCCTGCTGGAACGTTCCCGCACGAAATGGGCCACTACCTCGGCTTGTACCACACCTTCGAGGGTACGGAGAACGGTCCTGCGAGCAGCAACGCCGAGAACGTGGCGCGGACCGGACCACAAGCCGACTGCACGGTCGATGGCGATCTTCTTTGTGGCACGGCTGCGGACCCCCGTGGCAACACGAATGTGGAGTGTGAATACGTCGATGGAGAAGTGGATGTGTTCGGTGTGCCGTACGACCCCCCGCTTGAGAACATCATGAGCTACTATCCGTGCAGCAGTTGGAACGGATTCACAGATGACCAGTTCACGCGGACGCAACAGGGCCTGTTGCTTCGCTTGAGCTACCTGAACGCGCCACCGATGAACGTTGCTGCCCCCGGTGGTCTCACGGCCACCTTGGACAGTCTTGGTGCACATTTGGAGTGGACAGACAACGCGGACAATGAGCTCGGCTACCTCATCGAGCGCTCGACCACCTCGGCCACAGAGGGGTTCCGTCAAGTGGCCTATGGTTCAACCGCCGCCGACGACATCGACTACAATGACCATACCCTGCTGAGCAATACGACCTACTATTTCAGGGTCAAGACCGTGAACGGGGACTGCAACGCGTACAGCAATGTCGATTCCGTGACCACGGGAATCATCTACTGCACCCCGTTCTATCTGTTCATCTGCGGATCATCGCCCATCGATGATGTGGTCCTCATCGGTGAGACCTCGACCCTGAGCAACCTGAATTCGGGATGCTCCAGCAATGAATACGGGAACTTCACGAGCATGAGCACGGATGTTAACGCCGGTGGAACTTACAGCCTCCAGGTAGGCCCTCCGGATACGGTCTCCTATGTGCTACGCTACATCCAAGTGTGGGGTGATTGGAACCAGGATGGCGACTTCAACGACGTCGATGAGACCATGCTGCCGACTTACAGTGAAATGGCGCCGGTCTTCCATGGTTCGTTGACGATTCCGGTTGGTGCAATGGGCGGGAGCACACGCATGCGTATCCGCGTCTGGAACCAAAGCAGTGGTGGCGGGATAACGCCCTGCGGTCAGCGTTTGTACGGGGAGGGTGAAGACTACACCTTGGTGGTGAACCCACTTTCCACCAGTTCAAGCGATATCAGGACCGAGGAAGGAATGGCCCTCTTCCCCAACCCCACGACGGACCTGTTGCAAGTGTCTTTTTCCGCCAACTTGGTCCCGGCTGGCATCGAGATCCTGGACGCACAAGGACGGTTGCTGCGCACGGTCGCTGCCAACGGGGTACAGAAGCTCTTACTGGATGTCAGCGAACTGAGCCCGGGAGTTCATGTCGTGCGCAGTAGAAGCCGACACGTGACGAGCGTGCGCAGATTCACCAAGCTTTGA
- a CDS encoding ATP-binding cassette domain-containing protein, translating into MLTIADLHCAYGDKPVLDIPRYEMAPGVHGIVGLNGAGKTTLLNALYGFGRGPSARVQWKGVDMFHGNTAFQEAESYFHPGITGREYLDLFMPASGESDAQALNALLEVPLDQLISTYSTGMKRKLVLLGVLRLEREVLLLDEPMNGLDLASVRVLEAIIKRLAERGRTVLITSHVLGPLVALCDRIHLLQHGRFTRVFERGAMEGLEEALFAELDKRTRAAMEGWR; encoded by the coding sequence ATGCTCACCATCGCTGACCTGCATTGCGCGTACGGCGACAAGCCGGTGCTCGACATCCCGCGCTACGAGATGGCGCCCGGCGTCCACGGCATCGTGGGCCTGAACGGCGCCGGCAAGACCACCTTGTTGAACGCGCTCTACGGCTTCGGCCGTGGCCCTTCAGCGCGTGTGCAATGGAAAGGCGTGGACATGTTCCATGGGAACACGGCCTTCCAAGAAGCGGAGAGCTACTTCCATCCGGGCATCACCGGGCGCGAATACCTCGACCTCTTCATGCCCGCTTCCGGCGAATCCGATGCGCAAGCGCTGAACGCCTTGCTCGAAGTGCCGCTCGACCAGCTCATCAGCACCTACTCCACGGGCATGAAGCGCAAGCTCGTGCTGCTCGGCGTGCTGCGACTGGAGCGCGAGGTGCTGCTGCTCGACGAGCCGATGAACGGGCTGGACCTGGCCTCGGTGCGCGTGCTGGAGGCCATCATCAAGCGCTTGGCAGAGCGCGGCCGCACGGTGCTCATCACCTCCCATGTGCTGGGGCCGCTCGTTGCCTTGTGCGATCGGATCCACTTGCTCCAGCATGGCCGCTTCACGCGGGTGTTCGAACGCGGCGCTATGGAGGGCTTGGAGGAGGCGCTCTTCGCGGAGCTCGACAAACGAACGAGGGCCGCGATGGAAGGTTGGCGGTGA